The following coding sequences are from one Natrinema sp. CBA1119 window:
- the gdhB gene encoding glutamate dehydrogenase GdhB — protein sequence MSPNSERDRDKTEDSTVQSTEPESALETARRQLHHAADHLSIDQHVVERLKHPKKVHEVTVPVERDDGTVEVFTGYRAQHDSVRGPYKGGLRYHPEVTRDECVGLGMWMTWKCAVMDLPFGGAKGGVAVNPKELSSAEKERLTRRFAQEIRTVIGPNKDIPAPDMGTDPQTMAWLMDAYSMQEGETTPGVVTGKPPVVGGSKGREEAPGRSVAIITQLVCEYYDRQLEETTVAVQGYGSVGANAARLLDEWGATVVGISDVNGAMYDPEGIDTASVPSHDEEPEAVTDYADTLISNEELLTLDVDVLIPAALGNVITEENAEAIAADLVVEGANGPTTSTADSMLAERDVAVIPDILANAGGVTVSYFEWLQDINRRAWSLERVNDELETEMQAAWRDVQAEFESRDVTWRDAAYIVALSRIAEAHEARGLWP from the coding sequence ATGTCACCCAACTCCGAGAGAGACCGCGACAAGACAGAGGATTCGACAGTACAATCTACGGAACCGGAATCGGCGCTCGAAACGGCACGCCGGCAGCTCCACCATGCCGCAGACCACCTCAGTATTGACCAGCATGTCGTCGAACGGCTCAAACACCCGAAAAAAGTCCATGAGGTTACCGTCCCAGTCGAACGAGATGACGGCACAGTTGAGGTCTTTACGGGATACCGAGCCCAACATGATAGCGTCAGAGGCCCATATAAGGGAGGGCTCCGATACCACCCTGAAGTGACCAGAGATGAATGCGTCGGACTCGGCATGTGGATGACCTGGAAGTGTGCGGTTATGGACCTCCCGTTCGGCGGTGCCAAAGGTGGCGTCGCCGTCAATCCGAAAGAGCTGAGTTCGGCGGAAAAAGAGCGGCTCACCCGGCGGTTTGCACAAGAGATTCGCACCGTCATCGGTCCCAACAAGGATATTCCCGCCCCAGACATGGGGACGGATCCACAGACGATGGCGTGGCTGATGGACGCGTACTCGATGCAAGAAGGCGAGACGACACCGGGCGTCGTAACCGGAAAGCCGCCGGTCGTCGGCGGCAGTAAAGGCCGTGAAGAAGCCCCCGGACGGAGCGTGGCGATCATCACACAACTCGTCTGCGAGTACTACGACCGTCAACTCGAGGAGACGACGGTAGCAGTACAGGGATATGGAAGTGTCGGCGCAAATGCTGCCCGACTGCTTGACGAATGGGGAGCGACGGTCGTCGGGATTAGCGACGTCAACGGAGCGATGTACGATCCAGAGGGGATCGATACGGCTTCGGTCCCCTCGCACGACGAGGAGCCGGAAGCCGTCACCGACTACGCGGATACCCTGATCTCAAACGAAGAGCTACTCACGCTCGACGTCGACGTGCTCATTCCCGCAGCTCTGGGGAACGTTATTACGGAAGAAAACGCAGAGGCGATTGCTGCGGATCTCGTCGTCGAAGGAGCAAACGGTCCGACCACCTCGACAGCAGATTCGATGCTCGCCGAACGTGATGTTGCAGTGATCCCCGACATTCTCGCCAACGCCGGTGGAGTTACGGTGAGCTACTTCGAGTGGCTCCAAGACATTAATCGTCGAGCCTGGTCGCTCGAACGAGTGAATGATGAACTCGAAACAGAGATGCAGGCCGCCTGGCGTGACGTCCAAGCAGAGTTCGAAAGCCGTGATGTCACCTGGCGTGATGCAGCCTACATCGTCGCGCTTTCTCGAATCGCTGAGGCTCACGAGGCCCGGGGGTTGTGGCCGTAA